A genome region from Anaerobacillus alkaliphilus includes the following:
- a CDS encoding transglycosylase domain-containing protein: protein MSEDIRTRQGRRKLKETNNKNSSAKKGVWKKIFIAFSIFMLTLVIAGAVTVFSIIKDAPSLDPSKLTLANNPEILDQNDVLFTTLSASENRRSASILEIPQLLEDAFISVEDVRFRDHFGIDLRRIGGALRANVTGGFGAEGASTITQQVVKNLFLSSEKKLTRKLQEQYLAIKLEQSYSKDQILEMYLNAIFFSEGAWGVVEAADRYFSKSLEELTVEDVALLAGIPQRPNFFNPFKNPEHAQKRRDTVITLMERHGKITASEAERAKAVPVEAQLKRSEKESYPYWAFLNQVLDEVEAIEGITANDIYTGGLRIYTTLDQEAQTYADNLLQSDIIEFPDDAMQAGITLIDTKTGAIRAIGGGRQKDAVARGYSWATDPRRSPGSTIKPILDYGPAIEHLKWSTFHQITDEPHQYSNGVPIRNFNNRYSGNVSMRFALQKSLNIPALKAFQAVGTDQAAQFGRSLGIPVDTIQEAYSLGGFTNGFSTLELAGAYAAFGNDGVYHKPHAVRKIVFPDGRTINLAPEGTIAMSDYTAFMITDMLKSAVGPDGTGNRARVDGLPMAGKTGTSNFDEEEKKRFNIDNGAKDIWFAGYTTNYSIAVWTGYNTPNDGYIKYDGKSEHVAKYLFKALMTEISKNVETPDFKQPPSVVKVGVERKTGLLPSPTTPSSEVVYEYFVKGTEPTDVSELFAKPASPQDFMGEYHEVTDQMILTWTFPNEERHNYVFELQMSINDGPFSVLSLSDEMQHIIYNPEDDATYRFRVTAVSILNEQLRSDSQELTIIVPQKYQEVDEPETEEPESPITIPNPIDIIGGGNDDDDDDDDDDDDDDNTGGN from the coding sequence ATGTCAGAAGATATTCGTACAAGGCAAGGTCGTCGTAAACTAAAAGAAACAAACAATAAAAACTCCAGTGCAAAAAAGGGAGTTTGGAAAAAGATATTCATTGCTTTTTCAATTTTTATGCTTACCTTAGTGATCGCAGGTGCTGTTACCGTATTTTCAATCATTAAGGATGCACCATCCCTAGATCCAAGTAAACTAACATTAGCAAACAATCCAGAAATTCTTGATCAAAACGACGTTCTATTTACGACATTAAGTGCGTCGGAAAATAGGCGTTCGGCAAGTATTCTTGAGATCCCGCAGCTGCTTGAAGATGCATTTATCTCTGTTGAAGATGTACGCTTCCGAGACCATTTTGGTATAGATCTGCGTCGGATTGGTGGTGCCCTTAGGGCAAATGTGACTGGTGGGTTCGGAGCAGAAGGTGCTAGTACGATTACCCAACAGGTAGTAAAAAACTTATTCTTAAGTTCCGAGAAAAAACTCACAAGAAAATTACAAGAACAGTATTTGGCGATTAAATTAGAACAATCTTATTCAAAAGACCAAATCTTAGAAATGTATTTGAATGCTATTTTCTTTTCTGAAGGAGCCTGGGGAGTCGTCGAGGCTGCTGATCGCTACTTTAGTAAAAGCTTAGAGGAATTAACCGTTGAAGATGTGGCCCTACTAGCAGGAATTCCACAACGTCCTAATTTCTTTAACCCGTTTAAAAATCCAGAACATGCCCAAAAGCGTCGTGATACGGTTATAACCTTAATGGAGCGCCATGGGAAGATAACAGCTAGCGAGGCTGAGCGAGCCAAAGCTGTCCCAGTAGAAGCACAATTAAAGCGCTCAGAAAAAGAGTCTTATCCTTACTGGGCTTTCCTTAACCAAGTTTTGGATGAAGTTGAAGCAATTGAAGGCATTACAGCGAATGACATTTACACTGGTGGTTTGAGAATTTATACAACATTAGATCAAGAAGCACAAACATATGCTGATAATCTTCTACAATCAGATATTATTGAATTTCCTGACGATGCCATGCAAGCTGGGATTACACTCATTGATACAAAGACTGGCGCAATTAGAGCAATTGGAGGCGGCAGACAAAAAGACGCTGTTGCTCGTGGCTATAGCTGGGCGACTGATCCAAGACGTTCGCCTGGATCGACAATTAAACCCATCTTAGATTACGGTCCGGCGATTGAACATCTAAAGTGGTCTACTTTTCACCAAATTACGGATGAGCCACATCAATATTCAAATGGAGTTCCAATTAGAAACTTTAATAACAGATACTCGGGTAACGTCTCAATGCGGTTTGCACTGCAAAAATCGTTAAATATTCCTGCTTTAAAGGCATTTCAAGCTGTAGGCACTGATCAAGCAGCACAGTTTGGAAGAAGCTTAGGTATCCCTGTAGACACGATCCAAGAAGCCTACTCGCTTGGCGGATTTACTAATGGTTTTTCAACCTTAGAATTAGCTGGCGCTTATGCTGCCTTCGGTAATGACGGTGTCTACCATAAGCCTCATGCTGTTAGAAAAATTGTTTTCCCTGACGGACGGACGATTAACCTCGCTCCAGAAGGAACGATTGCAATGAGTGATTATACTGCTTTCATGATTACTGATATGCTTAAATCAGCAGTTGGTCCAGATGGGACAGGAAATCGGGCAAGAGTTGACGGACTTCCGATGGCTGGGAAAACAGGTACGTCAAACTTTGATGAAGAAGAAAAGAAGCGTTTTAATATTGATAATGGCGCCAAGGACATTTGGTTTGCAGGTTACACAACTAACTATTCAATTGCTGTATGGACTGGTTACAATACACCAAATGATGGCTATATTAAGTATGATGGAAAAAGTGAACATGTAGCCAAATATCTTTTTAAAGCGTTAATGACTGAGATCTCAAAAAATGTGGAAACACCCGACTTCAAACAACCTCCATCTGTCGTAAAAGTAGGGGTAGAACGTAAGACTGGTCTTTTACCAAGTCCTACAACTCCTTCTAGTGAAGTTGTTTATGAGTATTTTGTCAAAGGTACTGAACCAACTGATGTATCTGAGTTATTCGCTAAACCAGCTTCTCCACAGGATTTTATGGGAGAATATCACGAGGTTACAGATCAAATGATTTTAACTTGGACTTTTCCTAATGAGGAACGTCATAATTATGTATTCGAGCTTCAAATGTCAATAAATGATGGGCCATTCTCGGTTCTGTCTTTATCGGATGAGATGCAGCATATTATTTATAATCCTGAGGACGATGCTACCTACCGTTTTAGAGTCACAGCAGTTTCAATCTTAAATGAACAACTACGAAGTGACTCACAAGAACTAACCATCATTGTTCCACAAAAATATCAAGAAGTAGATGAACCAGAAACAGAAGAACCTGAAAGTCCAATTACAATTCCTAACCCAATAGACATCATTGGCGGTGGGAATGATGATGATGATGATGACGATGATGACGACGACGATGATGATAACACTGGCGGTAACTAA